Proteins encoded together in one Telopea speciosissima isolate NSW1024214 ecotype Mountain lineage chromosome 4, Tspe_v1, whole genome shotgun sequence window:
- the LOC122659280 gene encoding secreted RxLR effector protein 161-like, protein MCTRPEICFTIGMVSRYQSNPGPVHWQAIKRILRYLRGTVDVLLIFSGLDLRLRGYSDADWANDRDERKSTLGYAFVLGGGAVTWSSKKQICIVLSTMESEYVACSTAIQEAVWLRRFL, encoded by the coding sequence ATGTGCACGCGTCCAGAAATTTGCTTTACCattggcatggtgagccgttaccagagtaacccagggccagTTCATTGGCAGGCAATAAAGAGGATACTTCGATACTTACGTGGCACTGTAGACGTCTTGCTCATCTTCAGTGGTttagacttgagactgagaggctacagtgatgctgattgggctaatGATAGAGACGAGCGCAAGTCCACTTTGGGGTATGCATTTGTCCTGGGAGGTGgggctgtcacttggagtagcaagaaacagatcTGCATCGTCTTGTCCACGATGGAGTCGGAGTACGTTGCATGTTCGACAGCTATACAAGAGGCcgtttggctcaggaggttcttgtAG